In a single window of the Biomphalaria glabrata chromosome 5, xgBioGlab47.1, whole genome shotgun sequence genome:
- the LOC106061193 gene encoding cystinosin-like isoform X3, which yields MDVVISEHDLNYDLDNQSQHLSNSSHDKVMHSAVIDDIASVIGWIYFTAWTLSFYPQVFSNWKRKSVVGLSFDFVLFNMIGFIAYCCFNVGLYWIPSVKAEYFKEHKDGVSPVQINDVFFAIHAVAITLVVIIQCFIYERGTQKISVWSKVLVGFIFLYVIITLILTLSGEMIWLDFLYNFSYIKLVVTCLKYTPQAYLNFKRKSTLGWSIGNVLLDFIGGWLSIIQMFLLAYNGDDWDSIFGNVTKFGLGLVTIVFDSLFIFQHYVLYRGGHSGKYSYSFVLSQQHSKPS from the exons atggatgTAGTTATATCAGAACATGACTTAAACTATGACCTAGACAATCAAAGTCAACATTTGTCCAATTCCAGTCACGACAAAGTCATGCATAGTGCTGTGATTGACGACATTGCCTCGGTCATCGGGTGGATTTATTTCACAGCCTGGACATTGTCCTTCTATCCTCAAGTTTTCAGCAACTGGAAAAGGAAGAG CGTTGTTGGCTTGAGTTTCGACTTTGTGCTGTTCAACATGATTGGATTCATTGCCTACTGCTGTTTCAATGTTGGTCTCTACTGGATCCCGTCAGTCAAG gctgagtatttcaaagaacacAAGGATGGGGTCAGTCCGGTCCAGATCAATGACGTGTTCTTTGCCATTCATGCTGTCGCCATTACACTGGTTGTGATCATTCAATGTTTTATATACGAG AGAGGAACTCAGAAGATATCCGTCTGGAGTAAAGTTCTGGTCGGCTTCATCTTTTTATATGTGATCATTACGCTCATCCTGACCCTGTCTGGAGAGATGATCTGGCTGGACTTTCTCTACAACTTCTCTTACATCAAACTGGTGGTCACGTGTCTGAAGTACACACCACAG GCTTATCTAAACTTCAAACGAAAGAGCACTCTAGGGTGGAGTATTGGCAATGTGTTGCTGGACTTCATTGGAGGATGGCTCAgtataatacagatgtttctACTGGCTTACAATGGAG ATGACTGGGACTCCATATTTGGTAACGTGACCAAATTTGGTCTGGGTCTTGTGACGATAGTTTTCGACTCCCTCTTCATCTTTCAGCATTACGTCCTATACAGAG GAGGTCATTCTGGCAAGTACAGCTACTCATTTGTTTTAAGCCAGCAACACAGCAAACCTAGTTGA
- the LOC106061193 gene encoding cystinosin-like isoform X4, with amino-acid sequence MDVVISEHDLNYDLDNQSQHLSNSSHDKVMHSAVIDDIASVIGWIYFTAWTLSFYPQVFSNWKRKSVVGLSFDFVLFNMIGFIAYCCFNVGLYWIPSVKAEYFKEHKDGVSPVQINDVFFAIHAVAITLVVIIQCFIYERGTQKISVWSKVLVGFIFLYVIITLILTLSGEMIWLDFLYNFSYIKLVVTCLKYTPQAYLNFKRKSTLGWSIGNVLLDFIGGWLSIIQMFLLAYNGDDWDSIFGNVTKFGLGLVTIVFDSLFIFQHYVLYRENSTQNRRRRRRQRQ; translated from the exons atggatgTAGTTATATCAGAACATGACTTAAACTATGACCTAGACAATCAAAGTCAACATTTGTCCAATTCCAGTCACGACAAAGTCATGCATAGTGCTGTGATTGACGACATTGCCTCGGTCATCGGGTGGATTTATTTCACAGCCTGGACATTGTCCTTCTATCCTCAAGTTTTCAGCAACTGGAAAAGGAAGAG CGTTGTTGGCTTGAGTTTCGACTTTGTGCTGTTCAACATGATTGGATTCATTGCCTACTGCTGTTTCAATGTTGGTCTCTACTGGATCCCGTCAGTCAAG gctgagtatttcaaagaacacAAGGATGGGGTCAGTCCGGTCCAGATCAATGACGTGTTCTTTGCCATTCATGCTGTCGCCATTACACTGGTTGTGATCATTCAATGTTTTATATACGAG AGAGGAACTCAGAAGATATCCGTCTGGAGTAAAGTTCTGGTCGGCTTCATCTTTTTATATGTGATCATTACGCTCATCCTGACCCTGTCTGGAGAGATGATCTGGCTGGACTTTCTCTACAACTTCTCTTACATCAAACTGGTGGTCACGTGTCTGAAGTACACACCACAG GCTTATCTAAACTTCAAACGAAAGAGCACTCTAGGGTGGAGTATTGGCAATGTGTTGCTGGACTTCATTGGAGGATGGCTCAgtataatacagatgtttctACTGGCTTACAATGGAG ATGACTGGGACTCCATATTTGGTAACGTGACCAAATTTGGTCTGGGTCTTGTGACGATAGTTTTCGACTCCCTCTTCATCTTTCAGCATTACGTCCTATACAGAG AAAACTCAACACAGAACAGAAGGAGACGAAGAAGACAGAGACAATGA
- the LOC106061193 gene encoding cystinosin-like isoform X2 produces MHSAVIDDIASVIGWIYFTAWTLSFYPQVFSNWKRKSVVGLSFDFVLFNMIGFIAYCCFNVGLYWIPSVKAEYFKEHKDGVSPVQINDVFFAIHAVAITLVVIIQCFIYERGTQKISVWSKVLVGFIFLYVIITLILTLSGEMIWLDFLYNFSYIKLVVTCLKYTPQAYLNFKRKSTLGWSIGNVLLDFIGGWLSIIQMFLLAYNGDDWDSIFGNVTKFGLGLVTIVFDSLFIFQHYVLYRGKGTYSVLKDYEIAVTSEHPTGRGSSPYTAPLLKKEDLKISSPWLDKTVQSGH; encoded by the exons ATGCATAGTGCTGTGATTGACGACATTGCCTCGGTCATCGGGTGGATTTATTTCACAGCCTGGACATTGTCCTTCTATCCTCAAGTTTTCAGCAACTGGAAAAGGAAGAG CGTTGTTGGCTTGAGTTTCGACTTTGTGCTGTTCAACATGATTGGATTCATTGCCTACTGCTGTTTCAATGTTGGTCTCTACTGGATCCCGTCAGTCAAG gctgagtatttcaaagaacacAAGGATGGGGTCAGTCCGGTCCAGATCAATGACGTGTTCTTTGCCATTCATGCTGTCGCCATTACACTGGTTGTGATCATTCAATGTTTTATATACGAG AGAGGAACTCAGAAGATATCCGTCTGGAGTAAAGTTCTGGTCGGCTTCATCTTTTTATATGTGATCATTACGCTCATCCTGACCCTGTCTGGAGAGATGATCTGGCTGGACTTTCTCTACAACTTCTCTTACATCAAACTGGTGGTCACGTGTCTGAAGTACACACCACAG GCTTATCTAAACTTCAAACGAAAGAGCACTCTAGGGTGGAGTATTGGCAATGTGTTGCTGGACTTCATTGGAGGATGGCTCAgtataatacagatgtttctACTGGCTTACAATGGAG ATGACTGGGACTCCATATTTGGTAACGTGACCAAATTTGGTCTGGGTCTTGTGACGATAGTTTTCGACTCCCTCTTCATCTTTCAGCATTACGTCCTATACAGAGGTAAGGGCACCTACAGTGTTCTTAAAGATTATGAAATAGCCGTGACCTCGGAGCACCCAACCGGAAGAGGCTCTTCACCATACACAGCGCCATTGCTAAAAAAGGAAGATCTAAAAATAAGCTCGCCGTGGCTGGACAAAACAGTTCAAAGTGGTCATTGA
- the LOC106061193 gene encoding cystinosin-like isoform X1: MDVVISEHDLNYDLDNQSQHLSNSSHDKVMHSAVIDDIASVIGWIYFTAWTLSFYPQVFSNWKRKSVVGLSFDFVLFNMIGFIAYCCFNVGLYWIPSVKAEYFKEHKDGVSPVQINDVFFAIHAVAITLVVIIQCFIYERGTQKISVWSKVLVGFIFLYVIITLILTLSGEMIWLDFLYNFSYIKLVVTCLKYTPQAYLNFKRKSTLGWSIGNVLLDFIGGWLSIIQMFLLAYNGDDWDSIFGNVTKFGLGLVTIVFDSLFIFQHYVLYRGKGTYSVLKDYEIAVTSEHPTGRGSSPYTAPLLKKEDLKISSPWLDKTVQSGH, from the exons atggatgTAGTTATATCAGAACATGACTTAAACTATGACCTAGACAATCAAAGTCAACATTTGTCCAATTCCAGTCACGACAAAGTCATGCATAGTGCTGTGATTGACGACATTGCCTCGGTCATCGGGTGGATTTATTTCACAGCCTGGACATTGTCCTTCTATCCTCAAGTTTTCAGCAACTGGAAAAGGAAGAG CGTTGTTGGCTTGAGTTTCGACTTTGTGCTGTTCAACATGATTGGATTCATTGCCTACTGCTGTTTCAATGTTGGTCTCTACTGGATCCCGTCAGTCAAG gctgagtatttcaaagaacacAAGGATGGGGTCAGTCCGGTCCAGATCAATGACGTGTTCTTTGCCATTCATGCTGTCGCCATTACACTGGTTGTGATCATTCAATGTTTTATATACGAG AGAGGAACTCAGAAGATATCCGTCTGGAGTAAAGTTCTGGTCGGCTTCATCTTTTTATATGTGATCATTACGCTCATCCTGACCCTGTCTGGAGAGATGATCTGGCTGGACTTTCTCTACAACTTCTCTTACATCAAACTGGTGGTCACGTGTCTGAAGTACACACCACAG GCTTATCTAAACTTCAAACGAAAGAGCACTCTAGGGTGGAGTATTGGCAATGTGTTGCTGGACTTCATTGGAGGATGGCTCAgtataatacagatgtttctACTGGCTTACAATGGAG ATGACTGGGACTCCATATTTGGTAACGTGACCAAATTTGGTCTGGGTCTTGTGACGATAGTTTTCGACTCCCTCTTCATCTTTCAGCATTACGTCCTATACAGAGGTAAGGGCACCTACAGTGTTCTTAAAGATTATGAAATAGCCGTGACCTCGGAGCACCCAACCGGAAGAGGCTCTTCACCATACACAGCGCCATTGCTAAAAAAGGAAGATCTAAAAATAAGCTCGCCGTGGCTGGACAAAACAGTTCAAAGTGGTCATTGA